GCTTGAACGGAGTCCCGCAGCGAACGCCCCTGGGCGCCACCTCGTGTGACCTGCAAAGAGAGAAGCCACAAAGGGCGCTCATCGGTCGGTGTCAATTGGCCGAGACCGTGGACCGTGTGGCTGCGTTGCTCGGAAGCGGTCGTTTTCACTTCGAGGTCGAAGTCCGGAAGCCCGAAGTCGTGTTCTTCGCCGTACGGGCCCTTCCAAGCCTGCACGGCGGCGGACCAGTCGCGGGCGTGGGCGATGGAGACAAGGACGCAGAGCTCACCGAGGATACCGATACGTTTCTGCATTCCGAGGCCCCTCGGACGTTCCAGGAGAGCGCTCCAGGCTCTTACTGTTTCGGCGAAGGCCTGATCCAACGTGCGCTCATGAGTGACGATCCGGTCGGCCACGGCGTTCAAGAGATCGTGGAAGTCACGGACGAGGGCGGCCTGGGTGGTTCTGATGCGAGCCATACGCATGCCCCGCTCGGCGATCTGATCGATGCGGATCAGTGGTAGGGGCGACGTCGGGGGCTTGTGACGACTGTCCAGTTCCACG
The nucleotide sequence above comes from Streptomyces sp. NBC_01716. Encoded proteins:
- a CDS encoding PD-(D/E)XK motif protein — translated: MTDEPFVPWRSVEYYLGENQATTYRLSAPSAHPEVSYVVGGNEEIALYVELDSRHKPPTSPLPLIRIDQIAERGMRMARIRTTQAALVRDFHDLLNAVADRIVTHERTLDQAFAETVRAWSALLERPRGLGMQKRIGILGELCVLVSIAHARDWSAAVQAWKGPYGEEHDFGLPDFDLEVKTTASEQRSHTVHGLGQLTPTDERPLWLLSLQVTRGGAQGRSLRDSVQAVRHEITEQAPESLDLFDEQLSASGWDPELPDDERWHMRNDPVVLPVDDRLPRLDMRTVPAHVRDRVRDVTYTLDVSGLPQPAEFPFELHEIRIP